One window of Streptomyces sp. NBC_00582 genomic DNA carries:
- a CDS encoding DUF4417 domain-containing protein has protein sequence MTVSLPMPGIGQPVPAPASGCDCNNCPFFMDNPRAVEPVCSGCTSSCEYCGCARAEDPAPGSEPGLACTRCPIRCGTRPDREAWMKDIGGTMHFTGLRVPGALPDLPLFTPQVDGHDVRTLDAQLKWPAYALGLRRVISPKTHKLFPRWEGKTAHQFLDLRPDQKAILSGYAEDPLVEAYWTRRKADGFADMLAAQEWDLVLTPNASMYFNQPRAENLINMRRNLMLAAELSSAGVTAVPNIYWLRLEDLDRYLDWLDESPTLPPALAMNLQTFRTQADWEEMAVPGLTYLAATLPPDLPMVLTGASRADRIATLKALFPGRLYLISQNPLQYARHGAVMTEEGRVDTQARTEDLFTANVRFYAGLADGTITARNGA, from the coding sequence ATGACTGTCTCCCTGCCCATGCCCGGAATCGGGCAGCCGGTTCCGGCCCCCGCGTCCGGCTGCGACTGCAACAACTGCCCCTTCTTCATGGACAACCCCCGTGCGGTCGAGCCCGTCTGCTCGGGTTGCACCTCCAGCTGCGAGTACTGCGGCTGTGCCCGTGCCGAAGACCCGGCCCCCGGGAGCGAGCCGGGCCTGGCCTGCACCCGCTGCCCCATCCGCTGCGGCACCCGCCCCGATCGCGAAGCCTGGATGAAGGACATCGGCGGCACCATGCACTTCACCGGGCTCCGCGTACCGGGAGCCCTTCCCGACCTGCCCCTGTTCACCCCGCAGGTCGACGGGCACGACGTACGTACGCTCGACGCCCAGCTGAAGTGGCCCGCCTACGCTCTCGGGCTGCGCCGTGTCATCAGCCCCAAGACGCACAAGTTGTTCCCGCGGTGGGAGGGCAAGACCGCCCACCAGTTCCTGGACCTGCGCCCCGATCAGAAGGCGATCCTCAGCGGTTACGCGGAGGACCCGCTCGTGGAGGCCTACTGGACGCGGCGCAAGGCCGACGGCTTCGCCGACATGCTCGCCGCCCAGGAGTGGGACCTCGTCCTCACCCCGAACGCGTCGATGTACTTCAATCAGCCCCGCGCCGAGAACCTGATCAACATGCGGCGCAACCTGATGCTCGCCGCCGAGCTCTCCTCCGCAGGGGTCACCGCAGTCCCCAACATCTACTGGCTGCGGCTGGAGGACCTCGACCGCTACCTGGACTGGCTCGACGAGTCCCCCACCCTCCCGCCCGCCCTCGCCATGAACCTGCAGACCTTCCGCACCCAGGCCGACTGGGAGGAAATGGCGGTGCCCGGGCTGACCTACCTGGCCGCCACGCTTCCGCCCGACCTGCCCATGGTCCTCACCGGGGCGAGCCGCGCTGACCGCATTGCCACTCTCAAGGCGCTGTTCCCCGGACGGCTGTACCTGATCAGCCAGAACCCGCTGCAGTACGCCCGTCACGGCGCGGTCATGACGGA
- a CDS encoding ParB N-terminal domain-containing protein — protein sequence MSTAVEEMSAPTPAVLGLAEALDSSDQLRQRRFEMLPMRGSVYTDVQGRGPGPSTSPEGLADLITSISAVGVLHPVLVEELPGPDDRVQRRLVIGERRYRACRWGAVNQPDNPHFEKLPAVICPGPISDEDRRTWQLVENLAREDLQPGELAGALLLERSAILRTQLDNAGIEVSEEIQRLEDPVARFEALEKLRGSDANLAAPWNLVLRRLGLQITPRRAREVVAAFRTLPRELSADMDQHQVALAARTNLARLSRGRREAANELWQAVKRLGRTDLLSAATRTQATNPEMPAEAAATAAVTSYEQANAERAAALTRPTPENGEGEINSAAIEEAGQWIPSERNGTREALDPADSPGQPGQQDPSAQAAGTELGKEAPVGDEPEDTADPVDPPVLASALEGLRALNSQLAEGRTLHRFDAGSLRMLLTDLQRHTSAGAERTVA from the coding sequence ATGAGCACCGCCGTTGAGGAAATGTCGGCCCCCACGCCCGCCGTTCTGGGCCTGGCCGAGGCGCTGGACAGCTCGGATCAACTGCGCCAGCGTCGCTTCGAGATGCTGCCGATGCGTGGCTCCGTCTACACCGACGTGCAGGGGCGTGGCCCCGGCCCGAGCACCAGCCCCGAGGGGCTCGCCGACCTGATCACCTCGATCTCAGCCGTCGGCGTTCTCCATCCCGTCCTGGTGGAGGAGCTGCCCGGCCCCGACGACCGTGTCCAGCGGCGCCTGGTGATCGGCGAGCGCCGCTACCGCGCCTGCCGCTGGGGCGCTGTGAACCAGCCGGACAACCCGCATTTCGAGAAACTGCCCGCTGTCATCTGCCCGGGTCCCATCAGCGATGAGGACCGCCGTACCTGGCAACTGGTGGAAAACCTCGCGCGCGAGGACCTTCAGCCCGGCGAACTCGCCGGCGCCCTGCTGCTCGAACGCAGCGCGATCCTGCGCACCCAGCTCGACAACGCCGGCATCGAGGTGAGCGAGGAGATCCAGCGGCTGGAAGACCCGGTGGCCCGTTTCGAAGCCTTGGAAAAGTTGCGCGGCAGCGACGCCAACCTCGCCGCTCCGTGGAACCTCGTGCTGCGCCGGCTCGGCCTGCAGATCACCCCGCGGCGCGCACGCGAGGTCGTGGCCGCCTTCCGGACTCTGCCGCGGGAGCTGTCCGCGGACATGGACCAGCACCAGGTCGCGCTCGCCGCGCGCACGAACCTGGCCCGACTCAGCCGCGGCCGCCGCGAAGCCGCCAACGAGTTGTGGCAAGCCGTCAAGCGTCTGGGCCGCACCGACCTGCTGTCCGCCGCCACCCGGACTCAGGCCACGAATCCGGAGATGCCAGCCGAGGCCGCTGCCACTGCTGCGGTCACCTCGTACGAACAGGCCAACGCCGAGCGGGCCGCAGCGCTGACCCGGCCGACGCCCGAGAACGGTGAGGGCGAGATCAATTCCGCGGCGATCGAGGAAGCCGGTCAGTGGATCCCGTCCGAACGGAACGGTACGCGCGAGGCCTTGGACCCTGCCGACTCACCCGGGCAGCCCGGCCAGCAGGATCCCTCCGCGCAGGCGGCCGGAACGGAGCTGGGCAAAGAGGCGCCGGTCGGCGATGAGCCGGAAGACACGGCCGACCCCGTCGACCCGCCCGTCCTCGCCTCCGCCCTCGAAGGGCTGCGGGCCCTCAACTCTCAGCTGGCCGAGGGCCGCACCCTGCACCGATTCGACGCGGGCTCACTCCGCATGCTCCTGACCGACCTCCAGCGCCACACCAGCGCCGGCGCTGAAAGGACTGTCGCATGA
- a CDS encoding replication-relaxation family protein, protein MSTLTDHEPLSQPQRVQSFQALAKSALELLYQHRLMTTDQLHRLLTPGARGSSYLRRQLATLEEAGLVQRLRAQGESSGSNRLNQPYVWFLTEEGADAVEQAAEVFSRRYRVTPDSAASTRQAHTLAVNEVGIAFVTHARRLGHDCTPLSWTPEVAHRIRDGMRRFEDDHVISDSVLHYVHIHRGARTMLNLFIELDRATMTTADLAKKVSAYGRLYEFVPQHPDRARRSAASTRPAWQHTYPAFPRLLIILDGAASPTLAKRLADRTEDLYTLTRVDPRLARLARHLSVGVTTLQQLREQGPFGRIFTPLLRGTPEERHPSTDMLLRHPGAAGPARPPPARPQPR, encoded by the coding sequence ATGAGCACGCTGACCGATCATGAACCCCTGTCTCAGCCGCAGCGCGTCCAGTCCTTCCAGGCGCTCGCCAAGTCGGCTCTGGAGCTTCTCTACCAGCACCGCCTCATGACCACGGACCAGCTGCACCGGCTGCTCACTCCGGGCGCCCGTGGCTCGTCCTACCTGCGTCGGCAGCTCGCGACTCTCGAAGAAGCCGGCCTGGTCCAACGCCTGCGTGCCCAGGGCGAGTCCAGCGGCAGCAACCGTCTCAACCAGCCGTACGTCTGGTTCTTGACCGAAGAGGGCGCCGACGCCGTGGAACAGGCCGCGGAAGTGTTCTCCCGCCGCTACCGGGTCACGCCCGATTCGGCGGCCAGCACACGCCAGGCCCACACCCTGGCGGTCAACGAGGTGGGGATCGCGTTCGTCACGCATGCCCGCCGGCTCGGCCATGACTGCACGCCCTTGTCCTGGACTCCGGAGGTCGCCCACCGCATCCGTGACGGGATGCGGCGGTTCGAAGACGACCACGTCATCTCCGACTCGGTCCTGCACTACGTGCACATCCACCGCGGGGCGCGCACGATGCTCAACCTGTTCATCGAGCTCGACCGGGCCACCATGACCACGGCCGACCTCGCCAAGAAGGTGTCCGCGTACGGACGGCTCTATGAGTTCGTACCTCAGCACCCCGACCGTGCGCGGCGCTCCGCGGCGTCGACCCGGCCGGCGTGGCAGCACACCTATCCGGCGTTCCCGCGCCTGCTGATCATCCTCGACGGCGCGGCCAGCCCCACCCTGGCCAAACGGCTCGCCGACCGCACCGAGGACCTGTACACGCTCACGCGCGTGGACCCGCGCCTGGCGCGGCTCGCCCGGCATCTTTCGGTCGGGGTCACCACCCTCCAGCAGCTGCGTGAGCAGGGCCCCTTCGGCCGGATCTTCACCCCGCTGCTGCGTGGCACGCCCGAGGAGCGGCACCCCTCGACCGACATGCTCCTGCGTCATCCGGGCGCCGCGGGGCCCGCTCGACCTCCGCCGGCCCGGCCTCAACCGCGCTGA
- a CDS encoding ATP/GTP-binding protein — protein sequence MSKNSMSPGAKRRGPSRPKPRKDKPTQHVARAELALALPDYLSLREVPLKPDPLEALAAAVADVREDLGERADIVLDLVPIPPSKVSRRRSRLLAQARRNPSSMPAIPGLPRQATGGPNFGGLAFLGNEIAAEMRGQQGRGGQRPAQRQRMPSISDVKAAMGKFGPGADPVFALQLLIRTCSSDPTRPRMLLEQIMATLEGWAGDNHLRPVGLNLLVTRLRADSRLYRRSFDRRFATGEFAPRRASWVTGAELAGLLKPATKHNMAANVARSGGVVPPPPPSLPTWTGQPDLLPLGWVAKPGGGERLAGLPLIYLLFGLFLGKAGYGKTEMSLVQAIALAHNGHGILFLDPHGDGWQRARPYLAHPQIAPRLWEIDLTSPDLDAMVGSWNPLSMENRGESEIPDIVNAIVTGFASALNWSDSAGRAKTILTRSVETLARLSWILSQAGRPDLAPTIFQIRTLLNDEVWRDAIVPYLPKTLRDFWVHTYPKYSNEATPVVTNIIERLDSSNSLKGFLGSSLSTYDIRHAMDTGRIVFVCPSGTGDTDRIVSCLLIYDLFRAGLSRRTMPVADRKDFYAFIDELTAVDGASKGTLAAIAEQLRKYKVKLLAMTQMSQRLSPTTRQGLLQNLSILSTTASDIDEAQLVTRRWGKKVAPDTISQLQRYHYVMSVTLDGGQSDPFQVRGASVEELYGDYLREDDVHRLDTAVDANLRRRRVRDILDDLGKLDTRLRLFLATLPPPPPDDDQGPDEPPVNDGPEPPDDDPGPPPQEAPVPDNVTFLVKNKGSRVG from the coding sequence GTGAGCAAGAACTCGATGTCCCCCGGCGCGAAGCGGCGCGGCCCGAGCAGGCCCAAGCCCCGCAAGGACAAGCCGACGCAGCACGTCGCCCGCGCCGAACTGGCTCTGGCCCTGCCCGACTACCTGTCTTTGCGAGAGGTGCCGCTCAAGCCCGACCCGTTGGAGGCGCTCGCGGCCGCCGTCGCCGACGTGCGCGAGGACCTGGGCGAGCGGGCGGACATCGTGCTGGATCTGGTGCCGATACCACCGTCCAAGGTCAGTCGCCGGCGCAGCCGCCTGCTGGCGCAGGCGCGTCGCAACCCGAGCAGCATGCCGGCGATCCCCGGTCTTCCGAGGCAGGCCACGGGCGGCCCCAACTTCGGCGGCCTGGCCTTCCTGGGCAACGAGATCGCCGCGGAGATGCGCGGCCAGCAGGGTCGCGGCGGCCAACGGCCGGCGCAGAGGCAGCGCATGCCCAGCATCTCCGACGTCAAGGCGGCCATGGGCAAGTTCGGACCCGGCGCCGATCCGGTGTTCGCTCTGCAGCTGCTGATCCGGACCTGCTCCTCCGACCCGACGCGACCGCGCATGCTGCTCGAACAGATCATGGCGACGCTCGAAGGTTGGGCCGGCGACAACCACCTGCGCCCGGTCGGGCTGAACCTGCTCGTCACGCGGCTCCGCGCGGACTCGCGGCTGTACCGGCGCAGTTTCGACCGCCGTTTCGCCACGGGCGAGTTCGCCCCGCGGCGAGCCAGCTGGGTGACGGGCGCGGAGCTCGCCGGCCTGCTCAAGCCCGCCACGAAGCACAACATGGCGGCGAATGTTGCCCGATCCGGTGGCGTGGTCCCCCCGCCGCCCCCGAGTCTGCCGACCTGGACTGGGCAGCCGGACCTGTTGCCGCTGGGATGGGTGGCCAAGCCGGGTGGCGGCGAACGGCTGGCCGGTCTGCCCTTGATCTACCTCCTGTTCGGGCTCTTCCTCGGAAAGGCCGGTTACGGCAAGACCGAGATGAGCTTGGTGCAGGCGATCGCGCTCGCCCACAACGGCCACGGAATCCTGTTCCTGGACCCGCACGGCGACGGCTGGCAACGCGCACGTCCGTACCTTGCGCATCCGCAGATCGCCCCGCGGCTGTGGGAGATCGACCTGACCTCGCCGGACCTCGACGCGATGGTCGGTTCGTGGAATCCGCTGTCCATGGAGAACCGCGGGGAGTCGGAGATCCCCGACATCGTCAATGCGATCGTCACTGGCTTCGCGAGTGCGCTGAACTGGTCCGACAGCGCGGGCCGCGCCAAGACGATCCTCACGCGTTCGGTCGAGACGCTCGCCCGTCTGTCGTGGATCCTCTCGCAGGCCGGCCGGCCCGATCTGGCACCGACGATCTTCCAGATCCGCACCCTGCTCAATGACGAGGTGTGGCGCGACGCGATCGTGCCGTACCTGCCCAAGACGCTGCGCGACTTCTGGGTGCATACCTACCCGAAATACTCGAACGAGGCCACCCCTGTCGTCACAAACATCATCGAGCGACTCGACAGCTCCAACAGCTTGAAGGGCTTCCTCGGTTCGTCGCTGAGCACGTACGACATCCGGCATGCCATGGACACCGGGCGGATTGTGTTCGTGTGCCCGTCGGGCACCGGCGACACCGACCGCATTGTCTCGTGCCTGCTGATCTACGACCTGTTCCGGGCCGGCCTGTCTCGGCGCACCATGCCCGTTGCCGACCGCAAGGACTTCTACGCGTTCATCGACGAGCTCACCGCGGTGGACGGCGCCAGCAAGGGCACCCTCGCCGCGATCGCCGAACAGCTCCGTAAGTACAAGGTCAAGCTCCTCGCGATGACCCAGATGTCGCAGCGCCTTTCGCCGACGACCCGACAGGGTCTCTTGCAGAACCTGTCGATCCTGTCGACGACGGCCAGCGACATCGACGAGGCGCAGCTGGTCACGCGCAGGTGGGGCAAGAAGGTCGCGCCGGACACGATCTCGCAGTTGCAGCGCTACCACTACGTCATGTCCGTCACGCTCGACGGCGGGCAGTCCGATCCCTTCCAGGTGCGTGGCGCGAGCGTCGAGGAGCTGTACGGCGACTACCTGCGCGAGGACGACGTGCACCGCCTGGACACCGCGGTCGACGCGAACCTGCGTCGTCGCCGGGTGAGGGACATCCTCGACGACCTCGGCAAGCTCGATACCCGCCTGCGCCTGTTCCTGGCCACGCTGCCGCCCCCGCCGCCGGACGACGACCAGGGGCCTGATGAGCCGCCGGTCAACGACGGCCCGGAGCCGCCGGACGACGACCCGGGCCCGCCGCCCCAGGAGGCGCCGGTTCCCGACAACGTCACCTTCCTCGTCAAGAACAAGGGATCACGAGTGGGATGA
- a CDS encoding bifunctional lytic transglycosylase/C40 family peptidase, with product MKKILIGLGITWLCCCALLVATVMAVATKIGSDNMGNGIENAGFGGGISQGADVPDWLRTLIDKAINQYGCPEVTPALLAAQLYQESGFDPKIQSFKTVEKDGKKVKVPVASGIAQFIPGTWTTHGKDGDGDGDKDVFDPADAVPAAVDYDCDIAKDVRSVPGDKADNMLAAYNAGPYAVKKYGGIPPYPETQNYVKIIRSLAKKWTDALTQSGPVPAGSGRTGQAVAAAQKALDTAYVFGGDCRAPYTGGNGCDCSSLVKMAWASVGVNLPRTTYDQVNQGTVVRSTDDLQPGDLLFARGSASRPEHVGMFVGNGQVIEAPRTGLKVRLKPLSYWKPQILVMKRVG from the coding sequence GTGAAGAAGATCCTCATCGGCCTCGGCATCACCTGGTTGTGCTGCTGCGCCCTCCTCGTCGCCACCGTGATGGCTGTCGCAACGAAGATCGGAAGCGACAACATGGGCAACGGCATCGAGAACGCCGGCTTCGGCGGTGGGATATCCCAAGGCGCTGACGTTCCGGATTGGCTGCGGACGCTGATCGACAAGGCCATCAACCAGTACGGGTGTCCCGAGGTCACACCCGCCCTGCTGGCGGCTCAGCTGTATCAGGAGAGCGGATTCGACCCGAAGATCCAGTCGTTCAAGACCGTCGAGAAGGACGGGAAGAAGGTCAAGGTGCCGGTCGCCAGTGGCATCGCGCAGTTCATCCCCGGGACATGGACGACGCACGGCAAGGACGGCGATGGTGACGGCGACAAGGACGTCTTCGACCCTGCCGACGCGGTGCCGGCCGCCGTCGACTACGACTGCGACATCGCCAAGGACGTCCGCAGTGTCCCCGGTGACAAGGCAGACAACATGTTGGCCGCCTACAACGCCGGGCCGTACGCGGTGAAGAAGTACGGGGGGATCCCCCCGTATCCGGAGACCCAGAACTACGTCAAGATCATCCGTAGCCTCGCCAAGAAGTGGACCGACGCCCTGACCCAGAGCGGCCCGGTGCCTGCGGGTAGCGGGCGGACCGGACAAGCCGTCGCCGCGGCGCAGAAGGCGCTGGACACCGCCTACGTGTTCGGTGGGGACTGCCGCGCGCCGTACACCGGGGGGAACGGCTGTGACTGCTCAAGCCTCGTGAAAATGGCGTGGGCCAGCGTAGGTGTGAACCTGCCGCGGACCACGTATGACCAGGTGAATCAAGGGACCGTGGTGCGATCCACTGACGATCTCCAGCCTGGCGATCTGCTCTTCGCCCGCGGCAGCGCCTCTCGCCCCGAGCATGTCGGCATGTTCGTGGGCAACGGCCAGGTCATCGAAGCCCCCAGGACCGGCCTCAAGGTGCGCCTGAAGCCGCTCTCGTACTGGAAGCCCCAGATTCTGGTCATGAAGCGTGTTGGCTGA
- a CDS encoding ATP-binding protein: MRLPVRHISGNLIWTTNAATWGVWKVDTENYTHASKATKRERLDALEALFKSLRGEVLLLSLCPQVDAASVVQRMTAGVDWDKSPEYVDLSLRVLDQLEGLELTGRVDFLAIPLPHLDLKQTARAVASSAQAELMSALGLPVPPITADEEAERLLQANRIAASWPAGIQLKAATEAEILWIYGHAARRGLDEPLLPEEGAPRGLRGRGRTVAAHTQVVLDEGGRAGQSRKGPSNPFGRRFAKVTTEFGSSYQAFSVLAEMPDSFRFPGSEYLAALDDFGFPVDWAVRLNIEAGSKAEPKSRRQQRELAHQRGEYDGETAGVPASLDKASFSLDEYRDRLTSSSTEVEIRASVVTCVWGATSEEANERANSLKHHFGGNDYTLVRPVGDQVPLFHAMLPGTKTPRPLLDFNQYLLARDFAMAMPFSGASLGDDTGSLYGLQLSGGGVRPVLIDFSHGPRVNASASAAFVGELGSGKSVALKTAMYSILSTGHRYGESRSRGRALVIDRTPQQEWTRFALACPGETQIIRVDETAGVSLDPLRIFRGPRAARYCESFLTPLLDIASMSIEGVTLAESIEATRRGPAPSMTALIANLAARAKTPDAEEPNDAAVRAAASELVRKMRALSKKDLGRTIFDPTLPVVRITNADSIVFAVDRLGLPTKEELSEHRLRSLEVEKRFGWRLMYLITALCREVAFANSSEFTGVFLDECWWLTSSAEGSNLLLEIIADGRKHGAGAFAGSHDPYDIGPKNELGDKIRALLSHIFVFRHRSKTLAARCLEFIDLDPHDEEMIKLITENLSPLNVSDAERGLRAGECLYRDLRKRIAGMKVLIPADDGAADAIHTTPGQMGEDEPAVAVPLEGALA, from the coding sequence ATGCGTCTCCCCGTCCGGCACATCAGCGGCAACCTCATCTGGACGACCAACGCCGCCACGTGGGGCGTATGGAAGGTCGACACCGAGAACTACACCCATGCGTCCAAGGCAACGAAGAGGGAGAGGCTCGACGCCCTGGAGGCGCTGTTCAAGAGCCTTCGCGGTGAGGTCCTGTTGCTGAGCCTGTGCCCGCAGGTCGACGCCGCCTCTGTGGTCCAGCGGATGACTGCCGGGGTGGACTGGGACAAGAGTCCCGAATACGTCGACCTGTCGCTGAGGGTCCTCGACCAGCTGGAAGGTCTCGAACTGACCGGCCGCGTCGACTTCCTGGCAATACCCCTGCCGCACCTGGACCTCAAGCAGACCGCCAGGGCCGTCGCCTCCTCGGCGCAGGCCGAGTTGATGTCCGCGCTCGGGCTGCCGGTGCCGCCCATCACCGCAGATGAGGAGGCCGAGCGGCTTCTCCAGGCGAACCGGATCGCCGCATCCTGGCCGGCCGGCATCCAGCTCAAGGCCGCCACCGAAGCGGAAATCCTGTGGATCTACGGACACGCCGCGCGCCGAGGTCTCGACGAGCCGCTGCTCCCGGAAGAGGGTGCACCGCGCGGCCTGCGTGGCCGCGGGCGCACCGTCGCCGCTCACACCCAGGTCGTCCTGGACGAGGGCGGCCGCGCAGGGCAGAGCCGTAAGGGGCCCTCGAACCCGTTCGGCCGCCGCTTCGCCAAGGTGACCACCGAGTTCGGCAGCAGCTACCAGGCCTTCAGCGTGCTGGCGGAAATGCCCGACTCCTTCCGCTTCCCCGGCTCGGAGTACTTGGCCGCTCTGGATGACTTCGGCTTCCCGGTCGACTGGGCGGTCCGGCTGAACATCGAGGCCGGCTCGAAGGCCGAGCCCAAGTCCCGCAGGCAGCAGCGCGAGCTCGCGCACCAGCGCGGTGAGTACGACGGAGAGACCGCCGGCGTTCCGGCCTCCCTGGACAAGGCATCGTTCTCACTGGACGAATACCGGGACCGGCTGACCTCCTCATCCACCGAGGTAGAGATCCGCGCATCCGTCGTCACCTGCGTGTGGGGCGCCACCTCGGAAGAGGCCAACGAGCGGGCCAACTCCCTCAAGCACCACTTCGGCGGCAACGACTACACCCTGGTGAGGCCGGTCGGCGACCAGGTCCCCCTCTTCCACGCCATGCTGCCCGGCACCAAGACCCCGCGGCCCCTTCTCGACTTCAACCAGTACCTGCTCGCCCGCGACTTCGCCATGGCGATGCCGTTCAGCGGCGCCAGTCTCGGAGACGACACCGGCTCCCTGTACGGCCTGCAGTTGTCCGGCGGCGGTGTCCGTCCCGTCCTGATCGACTTCAGTCACGGGCCCCGCGTCAACGCCTCGGCGAGCGCGGCCTTCGTGGGGGAGCTCGGCTCCGGCAAGAGCGTCGCACTCAAGACGGCGATGTACTCAATTCTGTCCACCGGCCACCGCTACGGTGAGTCCCGCAGCCGCGGCCGCGCCCTGGTCATTGACCGTACGCCGCAGCAGGAATGGACCAGGTTCGCCCTGGCCTGCCCGGGCGAGACGCAGATCATCCGGGTCGATGAGACCGCCGGCGTTTCACTCGACCCGCTGCGGATCTTCCGCGGACCTCGCGCGGCGCGGTACTGCGAGTCGTTCCTCACGCCCCTGCTGGACATCGCCAGCATGTCGATCGAGGGCGTCACGCTCGCCGAGAGCATCGAGGCCACCCGGCGTGGCCCGGCCCCGTCCATGACCGCGCTCATCGCCAACCTCGCTGCACGCGCGAAGACGCCGGACGCGGAGGAGCCGAACGACGCTGCCGTGCGCGCTGCGGCCTCCGAGCTCGTCCGCAAGATGCGGGCCTTGTCGAAGAAGGACCTCGGCCGCACGATTTTCGACCCGACCCTGCCGGTCGTCCGCATCACGAACGCCGACTCCATCGTCTTCGCCGTCGACCGGCTCGGCCTGCCGACCAAGGAGGAGCTCAGCGAGCACCGCCTGCGCAGCCTGGAGGTTGAGAAGAGGTTCGGCTGGCGCCTGATGTACCTCATCACCGCGCTGTGCCGGGAGGTCGCGTTCGCCAACTCCTCGGAGTTCACCGGCGTTTTCCTGGACGAGTGCTGGTGGCTGACCTCGTCCGCCGAGGGTTCCAACTTGCTGCTCGAGATCATCGCCGACGGGCGCAAACACGGTGCGGGTGCCTTCGCGGGCAGCCACGACCCGTACGACATCGGGCCTAAGAACGAGCTTGGCGACAAGATCAGGGCGCTGCTCTCCCACATCTTCGTTTTCCGCCACCGTTCCAAGACCCTCGCCGCCCGGTGCCTCGAGTTCATCGACCTTGATCCCCACGACGAGGAAATGATCAAGCTGATCACGGAGAACCTGAGCCCGCTCAACGTCTCCGACGCCGAGCGCGGCCTGCGCGCCGGCGAATGCCTCTACCGGGACCTGCGCAAGCGGATCGCGGGAATGAAGGTCCTCATTCCGGCCGACGACGGTGCTGCGGACGCCATTCACACGACGCCGGGCCAGATGGGTGAGGACGAGCCGGCCGTCGCGGTGCCCCTCGAAGGGGCTCTGGCATGA
- a CDS encoding conjugal transfer protein has translation MKRSRRKARRENEAWPEDAAVETVERGPAEQDETEETAGWKTSTAGLTGLARLARLGAWTLIASGPVIGVLALLSSSAPAQSAPKPQAAVKSTAATGPAGFAQLFVGSYLEAGEGTEKNLAPYYSGSIALTHPAGTRSALRTQVMDAREVSSGYWSVTVAVNVAAKSKKGGYTDAGVQYFRVAVQSTGSTADATSGYTAVSLPAQVAAPRSLKPGDLGYPTSRGSGTADPASDTAASFLKAYVAGQGELDRYTAPGVHISPVTPTPYSSIKLTAVQDDSPDSADNKVPSDGVRRRLLVSVDATDADGNTFPLTYALGLTARAGRWEISTLDDAPATAAQSKPSSAPNAQAPATPSGAASPSGS, from the coding sequence GTGAAGCGCTCACGCCGAAAGGCTCGCCGGGAGAACGAGGCGTGGCCCGAGGACGCGGCTGTCGAGACCGTCGAACGGGGGCCGGCCGAACAGGACGAGACGGAGGAGACCGCCGGCTGGAAGACGAGCACGGCCGGCCTGACCGGACTCGCGCGCCTGGCCCGCCTCGGGGCATGGACGCTGATCGCCTCCGGCCCGGTCATCGGAGTCCTTGCTCTGCTCAGCTCCTCCGCACCGGCCCAAAGCGCGCCCAAGCCGCAGGCCGCGGTCAAGTCGACCGCCGCCACCGGGCCGGCGGGCTTCGCACAGCTCTTTGTCGGCTCCTACCTGGAAGCCGGAGAGGGCACCGAGAAGAACCTGGCGCCGTACTACTCGGGCAGCATCGCGCTCACGCACCCTGCCGGCACCCGCAGCGCCCTGCGCACGCAGGTGATGGACGCCCGCGAGGTCTCCTCCGGCTACTGGTCCGTCACCGTCGCGGTCAACGTCGCGGCGAAGTCCAAGAAGGGCGGCTACACCGACGCCGGAGTCCAGTACTTCCGCGTCGCCGTGCAGTCGACCGGCTCCACCGCCGACGCCACCTCCGGATACACGGCCGTCTCCCTGCCCGCGCAGGTCGCCGCGCCGCGCTCACTCAAGCCCGGTGACCTCGGCTACCCGACCTCTCGCGGCAGCGGGACCGCCGACCCCGCATCGGATACCGCCGCCTCATTTCTGAAGGCGTACGTGGCCGGCCAGGGCGAGTTGGACCGCTACACCGCCCCCGGCGTCCACATCTCTCCCGTGACGCCGACCCCCTACTCCTCCATCAAGCTCACCGCCGTTCAGGACGACTCCCCCGACAGCGCCGACAACAAGGTCCCCAGCGACGGCGTCCGCAGGCGCCTGCTGGTCTCGGTCGACGCCACCGACGCGGACGGCAACACCTTCCCGCTCACGTACGCGCTCGGCCTGACCGCCCGCGCCGGGCGGTGGGAGATCTCCACCCTCGACGACGCCCCGGCCACCGCTGCCCAGAGCAAGCCGTCCAGCGCCCCGAACGCCCAGGCCCCGGCCACACCCAGCGGCGCCGCATCACCGTCCGGCAGCTGA